One region of Arthrobacter sp. StoSoilB22 genomic DNA includes:
- a CDS encoding N-acetylmannosamine-6-phosphate 2-epimerase — translation MILTPESLEALRSQLIVSCQAYPGEPMRDPRTTGQVAASAVIGGAAAIRVQGLADVQFARAAVEVPVIGLWKDGHDGVFITPTLRHALAVANAGAHLVAIDGTRRARPDGLSLAATVAGIHAESHALVMADCGSFDDAVAAVEAGADLIGTTLSGYTGERAKTDGPDLELLEQIASADLGKPLIAEGRIYTPAHARQALEAGAFAVVVGTAITHPASITGWFKGAMHA, via the coding sequence ATGATTCTCACCCCCGAAAGCCTCGAAGCTCTCCGCTCTCAGTTGATCGTCTCCTGCCAGGCCTACCCCGGCGAGCCCATGCGCGATCCCCGGACCACGGGACAAGTAGCGGCCTCCGCCGTCATCGGTGGCGCTGCGGCGATCCGCGTCCAAGGTTTGGCCGACGTGCAGTTCGCTCGTGCCGCCGTCGAGGTCCCTGTTATTGGTCTTTGGAAAGACGGCCATGACGGCGTTTTCATCACCCCCACCCTTCGCCATGCCTTGGCCGTTGCCAATGCGGGGGCTCATTTGGTGGCGATCGATGGAACGCGGCGGGCCCGTCCGGATGGGTTGTCCTTGGCCGCCACTGTTGCCGGTATCCATGCAGAATCCCATGCGCTGGTGATGGCCGATTGTGGTTCGTTCGATGACGCAGTGGCGGCGGTCGAAGCGGGTGCGGACCTCATTGGCACCACGTTGTCCGGCTACACCGGCGAGCGCGCCAAGACTGACGGTCCGGACTTGGAGCTTCTGGAGCAGATCGCGTCTGCGGACTTGGGCAAGCCACTCATCGCGGAGGGCCGCATTTATACCCCGGCCCACGCCCGCCAAGCCCTCGAGGCGGGTGCCTTTGCCGTGGTTGTTGGTACCGCGATCACCCACCCGGCGTCGATTACGGGCTGGTTCAAGGGCGCGATGCACGCGTAG
- a CDS encoding ROK family protein: MTHVIGVDLGGTKTAAGVVSSSGEVLMSDTIPTLNRAGGEAILDATAALITGLVERAADAGMSVSGVGVGSAGVIDAVAGTVVSATDAIQGWAGTSLVSGLSSRLSLPATSVRAVNDVHAHALGEAWLGAAAGSSSSLMVAFGTGVGGSFVLDGSPVLGHRFVGGHVGHFASPLAVSDGLPLPCVCGSAGHVEAIASGPAMYEAFLRFGGSSSEVLDTRGVFALAASAHDGGAGAATAGDRTAALRAIDVGASAAGQAVGGLINILDPETVVISGGLADAGELWWKPMETALRRELLTPLVSVPVVRARLGNTAAIVGAAKLVLK; the protein is encoded by the coding sequence ATGACCCACGTGATCGGCGTTGACCTCGGCGGCACCAAAACCGCCGCCGGGGTTGTCTCCTCTTCTGGCGAGGTGTTGATGTCGGACACCATTCCGACGTTGAACCGGGCCGGTGGCGAAGCGATCCTCGATGCCACCGCTGCGCTGATCACGGGTTTGGTGGAGCGCGCTGCCGACGCCGGAATGTCAGTCTCCGGCGTCGGCGTCGGCTCCGCTGGGGTCATTGACGCTGTTGCTGGGACCGTGGTGTCTGCGACCGACGCGATTCAAGGCTGGGCAGGGACTTCGCTTGTTTCGGGGCTTTCATCCCGTCTTTCGCTTCCAGCCACCTCCGTGCGGGCCGTCAATGACGTTCACGCCCATGCCCTCGGTGAAGCCTGGCTCGGCGCGGCTGCCGGATCCTCAAGTTCGCTCATGGTGGCGTTCGGGACCGGCGTGGGCGGGAGCTTCGTGCTGGATGGTTCGCCTGTTCTGGGGCACCGTTTTGTTGGCGGGCACGTGGGGCATTTCGCCTCGCCTTTGGCGGTTTCCGATGGTCTTCCGTTGCCTTGTGTTTGCGGTTCGGCCGGGCACGTCGAGGCCATAGCTTCAGGCCCCGCGATGTATGAGGCCTTCCTGCGGTTTGGCGGTTCTTCCAGTGAGGTTTTGGACACTCGTGGCGTGTTCGCTCTGGCCGCTTCAGCTCACGACGGCGGTGCTGGCGCTGCCACCGCTGGTGACCGCACCGCCGCCTTGCGCGCCATTGACGTCGGCGCTTCCGCCGCTGGCCAGGCCGTGGGCGGGCTCATCAACATCCTTGACCCTGAAACCGTGGTGATCTCCGGTGGGTTGGCCGACGCCGGCGAACTCTGGTGGAAGCCCATGGAGACGGCGCTACGCAGAGAACTGCTGACACCACTGGTTTCTGTGCCCGTTGTTCGGGCACGCCTCGGCAACACCGCTGCCATTGTTGGCGCCGCGAAACTCGTTCTTAAGTAG
- a CDS encoding dihydrodipicolinate synthase family protein, giving the protein MSTQFQGVIPPVITPRHADGSIDTASLKNVTKHLIDGGVSGLFVLGSSGEVPYLTNDERELVVSTIADANAGAVPLIVGANEQTTHRVIEEARKVVDLGADAIVVTSMYYAIGNAAETETHFRSIHAAIEKPIFAYDVPVRTHFKLPTDLLVGLGRDGVIAGVKDSSGDDVSFRQLLLAAKDIPNFDIFTGHEVVVDGALLGGAQGVVPGLGNVDPAGYRRLFDAAQAGDWAAAAREQDRLADVFEIVYAPNGRVSGGAAGLGAFKTALQVMGVIESNTMSSPMLSLNDSETAAIREILERNGLV; this is encoded by the coding sequence GTGTCCACTCAGTTCCAGGGCGTCATCCCCCCGGTCATCACCCCCCGCCACGCAGACGGCAGCATCGACACCGCGTCGCTGAAAAACGTCACCAAGCACCTGATCGACGGCGGTGTGTCCGGCCTCTTCGTCCTGGGCTCCTCCGGCGAAGTCCCCTACCTCACCAACGATGAGCGTGAGCTGGTGGTCTCCACCATCGCCGACGCCAACGCCGGAGCAGTCCCGCTGATCGTGGGCGCCAACGAGCAGACCACCCACCGCGTGATCGAGGAAGCCCGCAAGGTGGTTGACCTCGGCGCTGACGCGATCGTGGTCACGTCCATGTACTACGCCATCGGCAACGCCGCGGAGACCGAAACGCACTTCCGCAGCATCCACGCCGCCATCGAGAAGCCCATCTTCGCCTACGACGTTCCGGTCCGCACGCACTTCAAACTGCCTACCGACCTTCTGGTCGGCCTCGGCCGCGACGGTGTCATTGCCGGCGTCAAGGACTCCTCCGGCGACGACGTTTCCTTCCGCCAGCTGCTCCTCGCAGCCAAGGACATCCCCAACTTCGACATCTTCACCGGTCACGAAGTTGTGGTGGACGGCGCTCTCCTGGGCGGCGCGCAGGGCGTTGTTCCGGGCCTCGGCAACGTTGATCCGGCCGGCTACCGCCGCCTGTTCGACGCCGCACAGGCTGGCGACTGGGCTGCGGCGGCCCGTGAACAGGACCGTCTGGCCGACGTCTTCGAGATCGTCTACGCCCCCAACGGACGCGTGTCCGGCGGAGCCGCTGGTCTGGGTGCGTTCAAGACCGCGCTGCAGGTGATGGGCGTGATCGAGTCCAACACCATGAGCTCGCCGATGCTGTCCTTGAACGATTCCGAGACTGCCGCGATCCGCGAAATTCTGGAGCGGAACGGGCTGGTCTAA
- a CDS encoding ATP-binding cassette domain-containing protein yields MSESTGKPVIELKDVKVYHHARTGGLFRPNIVKAVDGVDFTISRGETVGIVGESGCGKSTLASVLVGLQPPTSGKVLFHGKPAIKRNAAMRKQFGRSVSVVFQDPATALNPRMTIQDILTDPLQIHGIGNAASRAAKVKELLALVGLPQSAAEVTPSQVSGGQRQRVAIARALALDPDIIVADEPTSALDVSVRAQVLNLLSDLKTQLNLGMVFISHDIQTVRYVSDRICVMYFGKIVEQGSAAQVFDNPSNDYTKKLLGAAPSLLHI; encoded by the coding sequence ATGAGTGAATCGACCGGCAAGCCCGTCATCGAGCTCAAGGACGTCAAGGTCTACCACCATGCACGGACCGGTGGCCTGTTCCGTCCGAACATCGTCAAGGCCGTGGACGGCGTGGACTTCACCATCAGCCGCGGCGAAACCGTGGGCATCGTGGGTGAGTCCGGCTGCGGCAAGTCCACGCTTGCTTCGGTCCTCGTGGGACTTCAGCCGCCGACGTCGGGCAAGGTTTTGTTCCACGGAAAGCCGGCCATCAAGCGGAACGCGGCCATGCGCAAGCAGTTTGGCCGCTCCGTCTCCGTGGTCTTCCAGGACCCGGCGACGGCACTGAACCCCCGCATGACCATCCAGGACATCCTCACTGATCCCCTTCAGATTCATGGGATCGGCAACGCTGCTTCCCGCGCCGCCAAGGTCAAGGAACTCTTGGCCCTGGTTGGCTTGCCGCAATCGGCAGCCGAAGTGACGCCGTCGCAGGTTTCCGGCGGCCAGCGCCAGCGCGTGGCGATCGCCCGCGCGTTGGCTTTGGACCCGGACATCATCGTGGCCGACGAGCCGACGTCGGCGCTGGACGTCTCCGTCCGTGCGCAGGTCCTGAACCTTCTGTCCGACCTGAAAACCCAGCTGAACCTGGGCATGGTGTTCATCTCGCACGACATCCAGACCGTCCGCTATGTCTCGGACCGTATCTGCGTCATGTACTTCGGCAAGATCGTCGAACAGGGCTCAGCCGCGCAGGTCTTCGACAACCCGAGCAACGACTACACCAAGAAGCTGCTGGGCGCCGCGCCCAGCCTGCTTCACATCTAG
- a CDS encoding dipeptide/oligopeptide/nickel ABC transporter permease/ATP-binding protein: MRSKLAERLSAPGIRFKALPWGSRIALVFLMVIVLAAIFAPVIAPHDPLETFIPATPPGAEHFFGTDRLGRDIFSRLLFGAQSSLMIGLGAVALAILAGALLGSFAATSSKSVNEIIMRLMDILMAFPGIALAAVLLAAFGNSVPTIIIAIAIIYTPQLARVVRANVLAQYGEDYVRAERVIGAGRFYILVKHIVRNTAAPVLVFATVMVADAIILEASLSFLGAGVQDPAPSWGNVISYGRNLVLSGGWWATTFAGLTILLTVLSLNILAEGLTDAMVNPKLRRAPVVKDDDGSSAAVAVDAEVATSVAQPSVVEAHELDGVMAASADGVTSGAGSSAVLTDMKLAAANPHLLLDRELELLAAIEAKRTDRLPQVSPEARNVLEVKDLSIRFPGRFGDIAIVDNVSFTVREGETMGLVGESGCGKSITSLAVMGLLPKTAQVTGSIKFDGKELLDSATKHSNPKAYEGLRGEQIAMVYQDALSSLNPSMKIKDQLEQLTKRGGRKTPAELLEMVKLDPVRTLASYPHELSGGQRQRVLIAMALSRSPKIVVADEPTTALDVTVQKQVVDLLNELREQLGFAMVFVSHDLALVASLAHRITVMYAGQVVESARASELLQNPKHEYTRGLLGAVLSIEADAVRLHQIPGTVPSPRDFATGDRFAARSLRPDADPHQKLVLTAVSSVSSANGDDADHYWASHLKEDAK, translated from the coding sequence ATGCGCAGCAAGCTCGCAGAACGGCTAAGTGCCCCGGGCATTCGTTTCAAGGCCCTGCCCTGGGGCTCCCGTATCGCCCTGGTCTTCCTCATGGTGATTGTCCTGGCAGCGATCTTCGCGCCGGTCATCGCTCCGCACGATCCTCTGGAGACCTTCATCCCGGCCACGCCGCCCGGCGCCGAACACTTCTTTGGCACCGACCGCCTGGGCCGTGACATCTTCTCCCGGCTCCTGTTTGGCGCACAGTCGTCGCTGATGATCGGTCTGGGCGCTGTTGCCCTGGCCATCTTGGCCGGAGCGCTCCTCGGTTCGTTCGCGGCCACCTCCAGCAAGTCCGTGAACGAGATCATCATGCGGCTCATGGACATCCTCATGGCATTCCCCGGCATCGCCCTGGCAGCCGTGCTGTTGGCAGCGTTCGGTAACTCGGTGCCCACCATCATCATCGCGATCGCCATCATTTACACCCCCCAGCTGGCCCGCGTGGTCCGTGCCAACGTGCTGGCACAGTACGGCGAAGACTACGTCCGTGCCGAGCGCGTGATCGGAGCCGGCCGCTTCTACATCCTGGTCAAGCACATCGTCCGCAACACCGCCGCCCCCGTGCTGGTGTTCGCCACTGTCATGGTGGCCGACGCCATCATCCTCGAAGCCTCGTTGTCCTTCCTGGGCGCCGGCGTGCAGGACCCCGCTCCTTCCTGGGGCAACGTGATCTCCTACGGCCGCAACCTGGTCCTGTCCGGCGGCTGGTGGGCCACTACCTTCGCCGGCCTCACCATCCTCTTGACCGTGCTGTCACTGAACATCCTGGCCGAGGGCCTCACCGACGCCATGGTCAATCCGAAGCTCCGCCGCGCACCGGTAGTAAAGGACGACGACGGATCCTCCGCAGCCGTTGCTGTCGATGCCGAGGTTGCCACCTCCGTTGCCCAGCCCTCTGTGGTTGAGGCACACGAGCTCGACGGCGTCATGGCGGCTTCCGCTGACGGCGTCACTTCCGGGGCTGGCTCCTCAGCCGTCCTCACCGACATGAAGCTGGCCGCCGCCAACCCGCACCTTCTCCTGGACCGCGAACTGGAACTCCTGGCAGCAATCGAAGCGAAGCGCACCGACCGCCTCCCGCAGGTTTCTCCCGAAGCGCGAAACGTGCTCGAGGTGAAAGACCTCTCCATCCGGTTCCCGGGGCGCTTCGGCGACATCGCGATTGTGGACAACGTCTCCTTCACCGTCCGCGAGGGCGAAACCATGGGCCTGGTGGGCGAATCCGGTTGTGGCAAGTCCATCACTTCCCTGGCCGTGATGGGGCTGCTGCCCAAGACTGCCCAAGTCACCGGCTCCATCAAGTTCGATGGCAAGGAGCTCCTGGACTCCGCAACCAAGCACAGCAACCCGAAGGCCTACGAGGGCCTCCGGGGCGAACAGATCGCCATGGTCTACCAGGACGCGTTGAGCTCCCTGAACCCGTCCATGAAAATCAAGGACCAGCTGGAGCAGCTCACCAAGCGCGGCGGCCGCAAGACGCCCGCAGAGCTGCTGGAAATGGTGAAACTGGATCCAGTGCGGACCCTCGCCAGCTACCCGCACGAGCTCTCCGGCGGCCAGCGCCAACGCGTGCTGATCGCTATGGCGCTGTCCCGTTCGCCCAAGATCGTTGTTGCCGATGAGCCCACCACCGCCCTGGACGTCACTGTCCAGAAGCAGGTTGTGGACCTTCTCAACGAACTGCGTGAACAACTCGGCTTCGCCATGGTTTTCGTCAGCCACGACCTCGCCCTGGTGGCCTCGCTGGCACACCGCATCACGGTGATGTACGCCGGCCAAGTGGTGGAATCCGCACGGGCTTCCGAGCTTCTTCAGAACCCCAAGCACGAGTACACCCGTGGCCTCCTCGGTGCGGTGCTGTCCATCGAGGCCGACGCTGTTCGCCTCCACCAGATCCCCGGCACTGTTCCGTCCCCGCGGGACTTCGCCACGGGCGACCGCTTCGCGGCCCGCTCACTGCGACCCGACGCCGATCCCCACCAGAAACTGGTCCTCACCGCCGTCTCTTCGGTTTCCTCGGCGAACGGTGACGATGCCGACCACTACTGGGCGAGCCATCTGAAGGAGGATGCGAAATGA
- a CDS encoding ABC transporter permease → MILGITLLVFLVLQAAPGDQASSALGDGASEEAKQQYRQDNGLNDPLVLQYFRFLGKLLQFDLGVTTPPAKSVASMIASAFPLTLQLTFLGVLIAIVLSLAFGIMGALYRDKWQDQLVRVFSIAAIATPSFWLGILLIQWFALGENPMFPSGGIATPESGFGGWLNSMALPALALGIPVSASLIRVVRTSMVEELDRDYVRTAIGNGVPYREVVSKNVLRNALVTPVTVLGLRVGYLLGGAVVIEMIFALPGMGQLILNGITNLDVNLVQGVVLTISVTFVLVNIVVDLLYLLINPRIRTV, encoded by the coding sequence ATGATCCTGGGCATTACGTTGCTCGTCTTCCTCGTCCTGCAGGCCGCTCCCGGCGATCAGGCAAGCTCCGCCCTCGGCGATGGCGCCAGCGAAGAAGCCAAGCAGCAGTACCGCCAGGACAATGGCCTGAACGACCCCCTGGTCCTGCAGTACTTCCGATTCCTCGGCAAGCTCCTGCAGTTCGACCTCGGGGTCACCACACCACCGGCCAAGTCGGTGGCGTCCATGATCGCCTCGGCGTTCCCTCTGACCCTTCAACTCACCTTCCTTGGCGTCCTCATTGCGATCGTGCTCTCCCTGGCCTTCGGCATCATGGGCGCCCTGTACCGCGACAAATGGCAGGACCAGCTGGTCCGCGTCTTCTCCATCGCCGCGATTGCTACGCCGTCATTCTGGCTCGGCATCCTGCTCATCCAGTGGTTCGCTCTGGGCGAGAACCCGATGTTCCCCTCAGGCGGAATTGCGACGCCGGAATCCGGCTTTGGCGGTTGGCTCAACTCGATGGCCCTCCCGGCACTCGCCCTCGGCATCCCGGTCTCAGCGTCCCTGATCCGCGTGGTCCGCACCTCGATGGTTGAAGAGCTGGACCGCGACTACGTCCGCACCGCCATCGGCAACGGTGTCCCTTACCGCGAGGTGGTCTCCAAGAACGTCCTCCGCAACGCGCTCGTCACCCCGGTGACCGTGCTGGGACTCCGCGTGGGCTACTTGCTGGGTGGCGCCGTCGTGATTGAAATGATTTTCGCCCTGCCCGGCATGGGCCAACTGATCCTCAACGGCATCACCAACCTGGACGTCAACCTTGTCCAGGGCGTGGTGCTCACCATCTCGGTCACCTTTGTTCTGGTGAACATTGTGGTGGACCTCCTTTACCTGCTCATCAACCCCCGAATCAGGACGGTATAG
- a CDS encoding ABC transporter substrate-binding protein has product MVRHPMSKTIHSLPLVNDASRRNFLKLSGAVGAAAAFTATLSACGGAASTTTGTTTNTAAVNKDLIIEAGISYALSTGFDPLSSSGATPMAANLHIFEGLIELHPATRQPYNALAAADPKKVNDTTYQVTIREGAKFHDGSPVTTEDVAFSFTRVMDPANKSLFSQFIPFIQDVKPLDEKTVEFTLKYAFPGFGPRISVVKIVPKALATDLKAFDAKPVGSGPYKLVSAVKDDKIVFEAFADYNGPKPALAKGMNWLLLSDAAARVTAVQSGRVQAIEDVPYLDVDGLKSKVKVESVQSFGLLFLMFNCAKAPFDNKLVRQALHYGMDKEAIIKKALFGNAKAATSYFQEGHPDYVKAKNVYGFDTSKAEELLKQAGVTSLEFELLTTDTAWVKDVAPLILESWNKIPGVKVTVKSLQSGALYSDRVGKGDFSVVAAPGDPSVFGNDADLLLSWFYSGATWMDKRAFWTTPERTKLQELMNKGSQASGEEAKKIVSEIVDMVSDEVPLYPVFHRQLPSAWDEKKLNGFQPLPTTGLSFVDVGRTA; this is encoded by the coding sequence ATGGTGAGGCACCCTATGAGCAAGACGATCCACAGCCTGCCGCTGGTCAATGACGCCAGCCGCCGGAACTTCCTGAAGCTAAGCGGCGCAGTTGGTGCAGCAGCCGCCTTCACGGCAACCCTTTCTGCGTGCGGCGGCGCTGCCAGCACCACCACGGGCACCACCACCAACACGGCTGCGGTCAACAAGGACCTCATCATCGAGGCAGGCATCTCCTACGCACTCTCCACGGGTTTTGACCCGCTGAGCTCCTCCGGCGCCACCCCTATGGCCGCCAACCTGCACATCTTCGAAGGCCTCATCGAACTGCACCCCGCCACGCGTCAGCCGTACAACGCTTTGGCTGCCGCAGACCCCAAGAAGGTCAACGACACCACCTACCAGGTGACCATTCGCGAGGGTGCCAAGTTCCATGATGGCTCCCCCGTCACCACCGAGGACGTCGCTTTCTCCTTCACCCGCGTGATGGATCCGGCCAACAAGTCCCTGTTCTCCCAGTTCATTCCCTTCATCCAGGACGTCAAGCCGCTGGACGAGAAGACGGTTGAGTTCACTCTGAAGTACGCCTTCCCCGGCTTCGGGCCCCGCATCTCGGTAGTCAAGATTGTGCCCAAGGCGCTGGCCACCGACCTGAAAGCCTTCGATGCCAAGCCAGTGGGCTCCGGCCCCTATAAGCTCGTTTCGGCGGTCAAGGATGACAAGATCGTGTTCGAAGCATTCGCTGACTACAACGGCCCCAAGCCGGCATTGGCCAAGGGGATGAACTGGTTGTTGCTCTCAGATGCCGCCGCCCGTGTCACCGCTGTGCAGTCCGGACGCGTCCAGGCGATCGAAGACGTACCCTACCTGGACGTTGACGGGCTGAAGTCCAAGGTCAAGGTGGAGTCCGTCCAGTCCTTCGGCCTGCTGTTCCTCATGTTCAACTGCGCCAAGGCACCGTTCGACAACAAGCTGGTCCGTCAGGCCCTGCACTACGGCATGGACAAGGAAGCCATCATTAAGAAGGCCCTGTTCGGCAACGCCAAGGCTGCCACGTCCTACTTCCAGGAAGGCCATCCGGATTACGTCAAGGCCAAGAACGTCTACGGCTTCGATACGTCCAAGGCTGAGGAACTCCTGAAGCAGGCCGGCGTCACCAGTCTCGAATTCGAACTCCTCACAACGGACACCGCCTGGGTGAAGGATGTTGCGCCGCTGATCCTCGAATCCTGGAACAAGATCCCTGGAGTCAAGGTCACCGTCAAGAGCCTCCAGTCCGGCGCTTTGTACAGCGACCGCGTTGGCAAGGGTGATTTCTCCGTGGTCGCAGCTCCCGGCGATCCCTCCGTTTTCGGTAACGACGCGGACCTCCTCTTGAGCTGGTTCTACTCGGGTGCAACATGGATGGACAAGCGCGCCTTCTGGACCACGCCGGAGCGTACCAAGCTGCAGGAGCTCATGAACAAGGGCTCGCAGGCTTCAGGTGAGGAAGCCAAGAAGATCGTGAGTGAAATCGTGGACATGGTTTCGGACGAAGTTCCCCTGTACCCGGTCTTCCACCGCCAATTGCCCAGCGCATGGGATGAAAAGAAGCTCAACGGCTTCCAGCCCCTGCCCACCACCGGCTTGTCCTTCGTCGACGTCGGACGCACAGCCTAA
- a CDS encoding FadR/GntR family transcriptional regulator, giving the protein MTTSGVVPQARFSAQARLRALQSDIMELILERELEAGDPLPTESELSGALGVGRNTLRESLKVLQALGVIEIRHGFGMFVAPSNFDALADGLTFRGRLSLRHQGLEALQLVDVRQALESGLIGSSMDVMTKEQLASIEEAVKQMEELAAAGENFVAADAEFHRRLFEPLNNELLINLMGVFWKVYRKIHVEIGPGNEDLAKTAAMHRSIYAAVAAGDKVSASELLNRHFDGIRRRISEAVGD; this is encoded by the coding sequence ATGACAACTTCCGGTGTAGTTCCGCAAGCGCGGTTCAGTGCACAGGCCCGGCTGCGTGCTTTGCAGTCGGACATTATGGAATTGATCCTTGAGCGTGAGCTCGAGGCGGGCGATCCATTGCCCACGGAGAGCGAGCTTTCCGGGGCACTCGGCGTAGGGCGTAATACGCTCCGCGAATCCCTCAAAGTTCTTCAGGCGCTTGGTGTCATTGAAATCCGTCATGGCTTCGGCATGTTCGTGGCGCCGAGTAACTTCGATGCCCTGGCCGACGGGCTGACCTTCCGAGGGCGCCTTTCACTCCGACACCAAGGCCTTGAAGCCCTGCAGCTGGTGGACGTGCGCCAAGCCCTGGAATCCGGGCTGATTGGCTCCTCCATGGATGTCATGACCAAAGAGCAGCTCGCCTCCATCGAAGAAGCCGTGAAGCAGATGGAAGAACTCGCCGCCGCCGGCGAGAATTTTGTTGCCGCGGACGCTGAGTTCCACCGCCGTCTGTTTGAACCCCTCAACAACGAGCTCCTGATCAACCTGATGGGCGTCTTCTGGAAGGTGTACCGGAAGATCCACGTGGAGATCGGACCGGGCAATGAGGACCTGGCGAAAACTGCCGCCATGCACCGCAGCATCTACGCCGCGGTCGCAGCCGGGGACAAAGTCTCGGCGTCCGAACTGCTCAATCGCCACTTCGATGGCATCCGTCGCCGCATCAGTGAAGCGGTGGGCGACTAA
- a CDS encoding phosphoenolpyruvate carboxykinase (GTP), producing MGDLARLPLLEKAPTTHARLLAWVEEVAELTQPDRIHWVDGSEAENKKLTDELVEAGTLKRLNPETFPNSFAAFSDPADVARVEEQTFICSENERDAGFTNNWMAPAEMKQKLRGLFAGSMRGRTMYVIPFVMGHLDAEDPKFGVEITDSAYVVASMRIMARIGTDVLDRITQTDAFFVPALHSLGAPLEAGQEDVAWPCNTDKWIVHFPEERSIWSFGSGYGGNALLGKKCYALRIASVMARDEGWLAEHMLILKLTSPEQKTYYISAAFPSACGKTNLALLDPTIKGWKVETLGDDITWMRFGKEGELRAVNPEAGLFGVAPGTGWGTNPNAMRAIAKGNSIFTNVALTDDGGVWWEGMTEETPAHLTDWRGESWTPDSDKPAAHPNSRFCTPIDQIDMLAEEYFSPEGVELSAILFGGRRKTTIPLVTEARNWSNGIFMGSTLSSETTAAAAGAVGVVRRDPMAMLPFIGYDAGDYLNHWVNLSAKANPERLPKIFLVNWFRRTAEGGFAWPGFGDNARVLKWAIERLEGKADAVETPIGFVPTGESIDLEGLDMTPAEVESAVRVDPEEWATELASIEEWFANFGESLPAALQSELDGLKTRLG from the coding sequence ATGGGCGATCTGGCGCGACTGCCGCTGCTTGAGAAGGCACCTACTACGCATGCACGCCTTCTGGCCTGGGTTGAGGAAGTTGCCGAGCTGACTCAGCCGGACCGCATCCACTGGGTTGATGGCAGCGAAGCAGAAAATAAGAAGCTCACCGACGAACTGGTCGAGGCCGGCACGCTGAAGCGTCTGAACCCGGAAACGTTCCCGAATTCCTTCGCGGCGTTCTCCGACCCCGCTGACGTTGCCCGTGTGGAGGAACAAACCTTCATCTGCTCCGAGAATGAGCGCGATGCAGGCTTCACCAACAACTGGATGGCCCCGGCCGAAATGAAGCAGAAGCTGCGCGGACTGTTCGCCGGCTCCATGCGCGGCCGCACCATGTACGTCATTCCGTTCGTCATGGGCCACCTGGATGCCGAGGACCCGAAGTTTGGCGTCGAGATCACCGACTCCGCCTACGTTGTTGCCTCCATGCGCATCATGGCCCGAATCGGTACGGACGTCCTGGATCGCATCACGCAGACCGACGCTTTCTTCGTACCTGCCCTCCACTCACTGGGCGCCCCGCTGGAAGCCGGCCAGGAAGACGTTGCATGGCCGTGCAACACCGACAAGTGGATTGTGCACTTCCCGGAAGAGCGCTCCATCTGGTCCTTCGGATCGGGCTACGGCGGAAACGCCCTGCTGGGTAAGAAGTGCTACGCGCTGCGCATCGCCTCGGTGATGGCCCGCGACGAAGGCTGGCTGGCCGAGCACATGCTCATCCTCAAGCTGACCTCCCCGGAGCAGAAGACCTACTACATCTCCGCTGCCTTCCCGTCCGCTTGTGGCAAGACCAACCTTGCGTTGCTCGACCCCACCATCAAGGGCTGGAAGGTTGAGACCCTAGGTGACGACATCACCTGGATGCGCTTCGGCAAGGAAGGTGAGCTCCGCGCCGTCAACCCCGAGGCCGGCCTGTTCGGCGTCGCTCCCGGCACTGGCTGGGGCACCAACCCCAACGCCATGCGTGCCATCGCCAAGGGCAACAGCATCTTCACCAACGTGGCCCTGACTGACGACGGTGGCGTCTGGTGGGAAGGTATGACCGAGGAAACTCCGGCACACCTGACCGACTGGCGCGGTGAGTCCTGGACTCCGGACTCGGACAAGCCTGCCGCCCACCCGAACTCCCGATTCTGCACGCCGATTGACCAGATCGACATGCTGGCCGAAGAGTACTTCAGCCCCGAAGGCGTGGAGCTGTCCGCGATCCTGTTCGGCGGCCGCCGCAAGACCACCATTCCGCTGGTCACCGAGGCCCGCAACTGGTCCAACGGCATTTTCATGGGATCCACCCTGTCCTCCGAAACCACGGCTGCTGCCGCGGGTGCCGTTGGTGTGGTCCGCCGCGACCCCATGGCCATGCTGCCGTTCATCGGCTACGACGCAGGTGACTACCTGAACCACTGGGTGAACCTGTCTGCCAAGGCTAACCCGGAGCGGCTGCCCAAGATCTTCCTGGTCAACTGGTTCCGTCGCACGGCTGAAGGCGGCTTCGCCTGGCCTGGCTTCGGAGACAACGCCCGTGTGCTCAAGTGGGCCATCGAGCGCCTCGAAGGTAAGGCCGACGCCGTGGAGACCCCCATCGGCTTCGTGCCGACCGGCGAATCCATCGATCTTGAGGGCCTGGACATGACCCCGGCTGAGGTCGAGTCTGCCGTTCGCGTCGACCCCGAAGAGTGGGCAACCGAACTGGCGTCCATCGAGGAATGGTTCGCTAACTTCGGCGAATCCCTCCCGGCGGCGCTCCAGTCCGAGCTGGACGGTCTCAAGACCCGTCTGGGCTAG